A portion of the Magnetococcales bacterium genome contains these proteins:
- a CDS encoding alpha-D-glucose phosphate-specific phosphoglucomutase has protein sequence MTVKSVSTTPFTDQKPGTSGLRKKVTVFQGANYLENFVQSIFDSLEGFQGQTLVVGGDGRYHNRQAIATILRMAAANGFGRVLVGQGGVLSTPAVSCIIRKRKAFGGIVLSASHNPGGPDGDFGIKYNTGNGGPAPEKVTDAIYDHSKRIKTYKILEDAAPVDLDTLGDRKLGNMTISVIDSVADYAELMESLFDFQAIGDLFRSGAFGMRFDAMHAVTGPYAKAILEGRLGAPAGTVMNGVVKEDFGGGHPDPNLTYAEELVEIMLGAHALEFGAASDGDGDRNMILGKRFFVTPSDSLAVLADNAHLVPGYQKGLAGVARSMPTSGAVDRVAKVKGFGCYETPTGWKFFGNLLDAGRATLCGEESFGTGSDHVREKDGLWAVLFWLNILAKRRESVESILCAHWQQYGRTFYSRHDYEEVDSAAAQGLMDDLIKRFDSLPGQSFEGRKITLADDFSYTDPVDGSVSTKQGIRIGFADGSRIVFRLSGTGTKGATLRIYLERYEPDTARHGLDAQEALADLIRIADSLAGIKKRTGRERPTVIT, from the coding sequence ATGACTGTCAAGAGCGTCTCCACCACCCCCTTCACCGATCAAAAACCCGGAACATCCGGCTTGCGTAAAAAGGTCACCGTATTTCAGGGGGCCAACTACCTGGAAAATTTTGTCCAGTCCATTTTTGATTCCCTGGAAGGATTTCAGGGCCAAACTCTAGTCGTGGGGGGAGATGGCCGCTATCACAACCGGCAGGCCATCGCCACCATCCTGCGCATGGCCGCCGCCAATGGCTTTGGTCGCGTCCTGGTGGGGCAGGGTGGGGTGCTTTCGACACCGGCAGTCTCCTGCATCATTCGCAAGCGCAAGGCGTTTGGGGGTATTGTCCTCTCCGCCAGCCACAATCCAGGCGGCCCGGATGGGGATTTTGGCATCAAATACAACACCGGCAATGGTGGTCCGGCCCCGGAGAAGGTGACCGATGCCATCTACGACCACAGCAAGCGCATCAAGACCTACAAAATTTTGGAGGATGCCGCCCCTGTGGATCTGGATACCCTTGGTGATCGGAAGTTGGGCAACATGACCATCTCCGTCATCGACTCCGTGGCCGATTATGCAGAATTGATGGAGTCCCTGTTCGACTTCCAGGCCATTGGGGATTTGTTCCGCAGCGGCGCCTTTGGCATGCGTTTCGATGCCATGCATGCCGTGACCGGTCCCTATGCCAAGGCCATTCTGGAGGGACGCCTGGGCGCCCCGGCTGGGACGGTCATGAATGGTGTGGTCAAGGAGGATTTCGGCGGCGGGCACCCCGACCCCAATCTGACCTACGCCGAAGAGTTGGTTGAGATCATGCTTGGCGCTCACGCCCTGGAGTTCGGGGCGGCCTCCGACGGCGATGGCGATCGCAACATGATTCTGGGCAAACGTTTCTTCGTCACGCCGAGCGACAGCCTTGCTGTCCTGGCCGACAACGCCCATCTGGTTCCGGGGTACCAAAAGGGGTTGGCCGGTGTGGCCCGCTCCATGCCTACCAGCGGCGCTGTGGACCGTGTCGCCAAGGTCAAGGGTTTTGGTTGTTATGAAACGCCCACCGGTTGGAAATTCTTCGGCAACCTCCTGGATGCCGGACGCGCCACCCTGTGCGGCGAAGAGAGTTTCGGCACCGGTTCCGACCACGTTCGGGAGAAGGATGGCCTGTGGGCTGTTTTGTTCTGGCTCAATATCCTCGCCAAACGGCGGGAGTCCGTGGAGTCCATCCTGTGCGCCCATTGGCAGCAGTATGGCCGCACCTTCTATTCGCGCCACGATTATGAGGAGGTCGATTCCGCCGCCGCTCAGGGGCTGATGGATGACCTGATCAAACGTTTCGACTCCCTCCCCGGACAAAGCTTCGAGGGACGCAAAATCACCCTGGCCGATGATTTCAGCTATACCGATCCTGTGGATGGCAGCGTCTCCACCAAACAGGGCATCCGCATTGGGTTTGCCGATGGGTCGCGCATCGTCTTCCGGCTTTCGGGAACCGGCACCAAAGGGGCCACCCTGCGCATCTACCTGGAGCGTTATGAGCCCGATACGGCTCGGCATGGCCTGGATGCCCAGGAGGCGTTGGCCGACTTGATCCGTATCGCCGACTCCCTGGCCGGCATCAAAAAACGCACCGGACGGGAACGCCCCACCGTGATCACCTGA
- a CDS encoding DUF3782 domain-containing protein has protein sequence MSQHVTIDDIWKMFEETNRMFKESEARAEARSREREREFQEIRRAMQESSAKTDRQMQETDRKLKEVSKLVGNLGGRWGEFVEGLVAPACETMFMERGIPVHKVHPRTRASLPGNRHMEIDLLVIDGTAVVIVEVKSELKVDDVRRHMERLGEFKEFYPEYADRRIMGAVAGIVIDQGVEQFAMKQGLFVIVQAGESVRLANDMAFVPRLF, from the coding sequence ATGTCCCAACATGTGACGATCGATGACATCTGGAAGATGTTTGAAGAGACCAACCGCATGTTCAAGGAGTCGGAAGCCAGAGCGGAAGCCAGATCCAGAGAACGGGAGCGTGAATTCCAGGAAATCAGGCGGGCCATGCAGGAGAGCAGCGCCAAGACCGACAGGCAGATGCAGGAAACCGACCGCAAGCTCAAGGAGGTTTCAAAGTTGGTTGGCAATCTGGGTGGCCGCTGGGGGGAGTTTGTCGAGGGACTGGTGGCGCCAGCCTGCGAGACCATGTTCATGGAGCGGGGTATACCTGTCCACAAGGTGCATCCGCGTACCAGGGCATCCCTGCCCGGCAACCGGCACATGGAGATCGACCTGTTGGTGATCGACGGGACAGCCGTCGTGATCGTGGAGGTCAAAAGCGAGTTGAAAGTGGACGATGTGCGCCGGCATATGGAGAGATTGGGTGAATTCAAGGAGTTTTACCCGGAGTATGCCGACAGGCGGATCATGGGGGCGGTCGCCGGCATCGTCATCGACCAGGGGGTCGAGCAGTTTGCCATGAAACAGGGCCTGTTCGTCATTGTCCAGGCTGGTGAAAGCGTGCGTCTGGCCAACGATATGGCTTTTGTTCCCCGCCTTTTCTGA
- a CDS encoding DUF3782 domain-containing protein, with protein MSQHVTIDDIWKLFEETNRMFKESEARAEARAKEAEARAEARAKEAEARAKEAEARFKEAEARSKAMERDWQETRRAMQESSAKTDRQMQETDRKLKEVSKLVGNLGGRWGEFVEGLVAPACETMFMERGIPVHKVHPRTRASLPGNRHMEIDLLVIDGTAVVIVEVKSELKVDDVRRHMERLGEFKEFYPEYADRRIMGAVAGIVIDQGVEQFAMKQGLFVIVQAGESVRLANDMAFVPRLF; from the coding sequence ATGTCCCAACATGTGACAATCGATGATATCTGGAAGCTGTTTGAAGAAACCAACCGCATGTTCAAAGAGTCGGAGGCCAGGGCTGAAGCCAGAGCCAAAGAAGCAGAGGCCAGGGCTGAAGCCAGAGCCAAAGAAGCAGAAGCCAGAGCCAAAGAAGCAGAAGCCAGATTCAAAGAAGCAGAAGCCAGATCCAAGGCAATGGAACGTGACTGGCAGGAGACCAGGCGGGCCATGCAGGAGAGCAGCGCCAAAACCGACAGGCAGATGCAGGAAACCGACCGCAAGCTCAAGGAGGTTTCAAAGTTGGTTGGCAACCTGGGTGGCCGCTGGGGGGAGTTTGTCGAGGGACTGGTGGCGCCAGCCTGCGAGACCATGTTCATGGAGCGGGGTATACCTGTCCACAAGGTGCATCCGCGTACCAGGGCATCCCTGCCCGGCAACCGGCACATGGAGATCGACCTGTTGGTGATCGACGGGACAGCCGTCGTGATCGTGGAGGTCAAAAGCGAGTTGAAAGTGGACGATGTGCGCCGGCATATGGAGAGATTGGGTGAATTCAAGGAGTTTTACCCGGAGTATGCCGACAGGCGGATCATGGGGGCGGTCGCCGGCATCGTCATCGACCAGGGGGTCGAGCAGTTTGCCATGAAACAGGGCCTGTTCGTCATTGTCCAGGCTGGTGAAAGCGTGCGTCTGGCCAACGATATGGCTTTTGTTCCCCGTCTCTTCTGA
- a CDS encoding AAA family ATPase, whose amino-acid sequence MIRFIHLTNFKCFASASISLANLTLLTGLNGTGKSSVIQGFLLLMQTYYLNPINQQIGNIALPLNGDIVNFVDFKSVLYDYAQKNTFEVCME is encoded by the coding sequence GTGATCCGATTCATCCATCTGACGAATTTCAAGTGTTTTGCATCCGCTTCAATCTCTCTGGCCAATCTGACGCTCTTGACGGGACTGAACGGAACGGGGAAGTCGTCTGTTATTCAGGGGTTCTTGCTTTTGATGCAAACATACTATTTGAACCCAATAAACCAACAGATTGGCAATATTGCATTACCATTAAATGGAGATATTGTCAATTTTGTAGATTTCAAATCTGTATTGTACGATTACGCACAAAAAAATACATTTGAAGTTTGTATGGAATAG
- a CDS encoding DUF262 domain-containing protein encodes MANPGPASHLDPRQVKIEIRQMVLASLIKRMREGRVDLSPGQPPREVWSHADQSRLIESVLIRIPLPAFCVDVEDEEKWIVVDGWQRFEAVRDFVLPQDPDNGLLPQKLEFLKEFEGKGFTDLPRHVQRRIEETEMTLFMIEKGTPEAVRLNLYGRINPTRRVVEKEPGA; translated from the coding sequence ATGGCTAATCCCGGACCCGCATCCCATCTTGATCCGCGACAGGTCAAGATTGAAATCAGACAGATGGTTCTGGCTTCCCTCATCAAGCGCATGCGTGAGGGGAGAGTGGACCTTTCGCCGGGTCAGCCGCCCCGTGAGGTGTGGAGTCACGCTGACCAAAGCCGTTTGATCGAGTCCGTCCTGATTCGCATTCCGTTGCCTGCCTTTTGTGTCGATGTCGAAGACGAGGAGAAGTGGATCGTCGTCGATGGTTGGCAACGGTTCGAGGCAGTGCGGGATTTTGTTCTTCCCCAGGATCCCGACAACGGATTGCTGCCGCAAAAATTGGAGTTCCTGAAGGAATTTGAGGGGAAGGGCTTCACCGACCTGCCACGCCATGTGCAACGCCGTATCGAGGAGACCGAAATGACGCTTTTCATGATTGAAAAGGGTACCCCTGAGGCTGTCCGGTTGAATCTTTACGGTCGTATCAATCCAACCAGGAGGGTTGTCGAGAAGGAGCCCGGAGCGTGA
- the aspS gene encoding aspartate--tRNA ligase, whose amino-acid sequence MKRSHYCNTVRENLLGQRVQLCGWVNRRRDHGGVIFVDLRDRTGLVQVVFSPERESQVHLQAHDLRSEFVIRVEGEVARRPKETENPNLDTGMIEVNVDRLDILNTSLSLPFQLDDPDIGESTRLTWRFLDLRRPAIQHNLMFRHRVMQTIRQDLDQAGFLEIETPMLTRSTPEGARDYLVPSRVNPGQFYALPQSPQLFKQLLMISGYDRYFQIVRCFRDEDLRADRQPEFTQVDLEMSFVAVNDVITHVEGMVARVFKVAMDLDLALPIPRITYTEALEKYGLDAPDLRIPMQLADITEAMRQTGFKVFAETANLPGARGLNGVIKILRVPGGGKLTRKQIDDYGAFVAVYGAKGLAWIKVNGPWQEDGWQSPIVKFFSDGEKAAIQAASGAEPGDLIFFGADRAGIVNEALGRLRVKVAHDMNLLDNRRFALVWVTDFPLLDWDKEAKRYTAVHHPFTAPHPDDLPAFRQATGVQLTGGIADPTLMNMRAQAYDLVLNGTEVGGGSIRIHNPDVQLRMLELLHIGKEEAEAKFGFLLKALDYGAPPHGGLALGLDRLITLMLGLDSIREVIAFPKTQKAACPLTQAPSVVAMEQLRELNLRSTFRPKEGEPNSPAAKTEAHG is encoded by the coding sequence ATGAAACGCAGCCACTACTGCAACACAGTTCGAGAAAACCTGCTCGGTCAGCGTGTGCAATTGTGCGGATGGGTCAATCGCCGCCGGGACCACGGCGGCGTCATTTTTGTCGATCTGCGGGACCGTACCGGCCTCGTCCAGGTGGTGTTCAGCCCGGAACGGGAGAGCCAGGTCCACCTCCAGGCGCACGATTTGCGCAGCGAGTTTGTCATCCGGGTGGAGGGAGAAGTGGCCCGTCGCCCCAAGGAGACGGAAAATCCCAACCTGGATACCGGCATGATCGAAGTCAACGTCGATCGCCTGGACATTCTCAACACCTCTCTTTCCTTGCCGTTCCAGTTGGATGACCCTGACATCGGCGAGAGCACCCGTCTCACCTGGCGGTTTCTCGACTTGCGCCGGCCTGCGATCCAACACAACCTGATGTTTCGTCACCGGGTGATGCAGACCATCCGGCAGGATCTGGACCAGGCCGGGTTCCTGGAGATCGAAACGCCCATGCTCACCCGCAGCACCCCCGAAGGGGCGCGGGACTATCTGGTTCCCTCCCGGGTCAATCCTGGCCAGTTTTACGCCTTGCCGCAATCACCGCAACTTTTCAAGCAATTGCTGATGATTTCCGGCTACGACCGCTATTTCCAGATCGTCCGCTGTTTCCGCGATGAAGATCTGCGCGCCGACCGGCAACCTGAATTCACCCAGGTCGATCTGGAGATGTCTTTCGTCGCGGTCAACGATGTCATCACCCATGTGGAAGGGATGGTCGCCCGCGTCTTCAAGGTGGCCATGGACCTGGATCTTGCGCTGCCTATTCCCCGGATCACCTATACGGAAGCCTTGGAGAAATATGGCCTGGATGCCCCGGACCTGCGCATCCCCATGCAGTTGGCCGATATAACCGAGGCCATGCGCCAAACCGGCTTCAAGGTGTTTGCCGAGACGGCCAATCTTCCCGGTGCCCGGGGCTTGAATGGCGTCATCAAAATTTTGCGGGTGCCCGGTGGCGGGAAGCTCACCCGTAAGCAGATCGACGATTATGGCGCTTTCGTCGCCGTTTACGGGGCCAAGGGGCTTGCCTGGATCAAGGTCAACGGCCCTTGGCAGGAGGATGGCTGGCAATCGCCCATCGTCAAATTTTTCTCCGATGGCGAAAAGGCCGCCATCCAGGCCGCCTCGGGCGCCGAGCCGGGTGATTTGATCTTTTTCGGGGCGGATCGTGCGGGTATTGTCAACGAAGCCCTGGGGCGCCTGCGGGTCAAGGTGGCGCACGACATGAACCTGCTCGACAACCGCCGCTTTGCCCTGGTGTGGGTCACCGATTTTCCCCTTCTGGATTGGGACAAGGAGGCCAAGCGGTATACGGCGGTGCATCACCCCTTCACCGCACCGCACCCGGACGATCTGCCCGCGTTTCGCCAGGCCACCGGTGTGCAACTGACCGGCGGGATCGCCGATCCCACCCTGATGAACATGCGTGCCCAGGCCTATGATCTTGTCCTCAACGGCACCGAGGTGGGTGGCGGCTCCATTCGTATCCACAACCCTGATGTGCAGTTGCGCATGCTCGAACTTTTGCACATCGGCAAGGAAGAAGCCGAAGCAAAATTTGGCTTCCTCCTCAAGGCCCTGGATTATGGCGCCCCTCCGCATGGTGGCCTGGCCTTGGGTCTGGATCGCCTGATCACCCTCATGCTCGGCCTGGACTCCATCCGCGAGGTCATCGCCTTCCCGAAAACACAAAAAGCCGCCTGTCCTCTCACCCAGGCCCCCTCGGTTGTAGCCATGGAGCAGTTGCGCGAGCTTAATCTGCGCTCCACCTTCCGACCCAAGGAAGGTGAGCCCAACTCCCCGGCGGCCAAGACGGAGGCGCATGGCTAA
- a CDS encoding SEC-C domain-containing protein, whose product MGSPKNLNEPHIYAEALVRAVQEPDTPRLAAWLADDDNIVQAPLFKWYLYLAERLKDMAPRPELGFLARPQHTTPVPKVGRNDHCPCGSGKKYKQCHLDKEEPVTWKLGSPTPTIRNMAIATLIQSMGTEALDRVPWGKASVLARSEMASAYYQAGQLDTAVQLLKTVLDGSRDEAFMLYDYWVARYAEWLVELERPKEAEEFLLDEYDQCRGVSAWQVAQKLAAFYLDQGDPDNADTWVETSLEGEPNNPFTHYLKGLLRHGLDQWDQAIASYERALELSHQFRPQEKAYMTQMVNDSLSRARNHLPVEELPLEISASEEPDPDDVVTQIASPIVTPAASESAP is encoded by the coding sequence GTGGGTTCCCCAAAAAATCTCAACGAACCACATATTTATGCCGAGGCGTTGGTCCGGGCCGTCCAGGAACCCGATACCCCCCGGCTGGCCGCTTGGCTGGCCGATGATGACAACATCGTCCAGGCCCCCCTTTTCAAGTGGTATCTGTATCTTGCCGAGCGTCTGAAGGATATGGCCCCGCGTCCGGAACTGGGTTTTCTTGCCCGTCCTCAACACACCACACCTGTTCCCAAGGTCGGTCGCAACGATCACTGCCCCTGCGGTTCCGGGAAAAAATATAAACAATGCCACCTTGATAAGGAAGAGCCCGTCACCTGGAAACTGGGATCTCCGACCCCCACCATCCGCAACATGGCCATCGCCACGCTGATTCAATCCATGGGAACCGAGGCGTTGGACAGGGTTCCCTGGGGGAAGGCCTCGGTTCTCGCTCGCAGTGAGATGGCTTCGGCGTACTATCAGGCCGGTCAGCTCGATACGGCGGTTCAACTGCTCAAGACAGTCCTGGATGGCTCCCGCGATGAAGCTTTTATGCTCTACGATTATTGGGTCGCTCGCTATGCCGAGTGGCTTGTCGAGCTGGAGAGGCCCAAGGAGGCTGAAGAGTTTCTTTTGGACGAATACGACCAGTGTCGCGGTGTTTCCGCCTGGCAGGTGGCCCAAAAATTGGCCGCCTTCTACCTGGATCAGGGCGATCCGGACAATGCCGACACCTGGGTCGAAACCTCCCTGGAGGGTGAACCCAATAACCCCTTTACCCACTACCTCAAAGGGTTGCTGCGGCACGGATTGGACCAATGGGATCAGGCCATAGCCTCCTACGAAAGGGCTCTGGAACTCAGTCATCAATTCCGGCCCCAGGAGAAGGCCTACATGACCCAGATGGTCAACGACTCCCTCTCCCGCGCCCGGAATCACCTCCCGGTGGAGGAGCTTCCTCTGGAGATTTCTGCGTCCGAGGAGCCGGATCCAGACGATGTGGTCACCCAGATCGCCTCACCCATCGTTACCCCTGCTGCATCCGAATCGGCACCATGA
- the gltX gene encoding glutamate--tRNA ligase, which produces MTTRTRFAPSPTGFLHIGGARTALFCYLFARHTGGTYILRVEDTDRERSTPEAVEVILQGLNWLGLRPDEGPFFQSDNTELHRQTAQELVRAGKGYRCYCTREELDAMREEQRLRQEKPRYDGRCRERTGPEPTDRPFVIRLKTPRTGNVVWDDEIQGQIRVSNTELDDLILLRSDGSPTYNLAVVVDDHHMGITHVIRGEDHVSNTPRQMHIFEAMGWTPPVYAHMPLLHGTDGAKLSKRHGAVSVLQYRDNGYLPEAVNNYLVRLGWSHGDQEIFTMADMEHLFEVRDVGRSAAIFNLSKLDWINGHHIRSTTPEKLLPELIQHLERLGIEQPDPVFVQAILPTVRERAKTMVEMAEKSLFYFQTPREYDEKAVQKHLQPPILEPFAALVVALTGLPEWSATALETAFKQTIADHGLKMGQLAQPVRVAITGSDVSPSVFEILALLGRETALARLQTCLAFFRERQGQT; this is translated from the coding sequence ATGACCACACGTACCCGTTTTGCCCCGTCACCAACCGGTTTTCTGCACATTGGGGGCGCCCGAACGGCGTTGTTTTGTTATCTCTTCGCCCGTCACACAGGGGGAACCTACATTTTGCGGGTGGAGGATACGGATCGGGAACGTTCCACGCCGGAAGCGGTGGAGGTGATCTTGCAGGGTTTGAACTGGCTGGGGCTTAGGCCGGACGAAGGGCCTTTTTTCCAGTCCGACAATACAGAGTTGCACCGACAGACAGCCCAGGAGTTGGTCCGTGCAGGCAAGGGGTATCGTTGCTACTGCACGCGAGAAGAGCTGGACGCCATGCGTGAGGAGCAGCGACTCCGGCAGGAGAAGCCCCGCTACGATGGCCGCTGCCGGGAACGCACCGGACCGGAGCCAACAGACCGGCCCTTTGTGATCCGTCTGAAAACACCGCGCACGGGGAATGTGGTCTGGGATGACGAGATCCAGGGACAAATTCGCGTCAGCAATACGGAGTTGGATGACTTGATTCTGCTGCGCTCCGACGGGTCTCCCACCTACAATCTGGCCGTTGTGGTGGATGATCACCACATGGGAATCACCCACGTCATCCGGGGAGAGGATCACGTCAGTAACACGCCCCGGCAGATGCATATTTTTGAGGCCATGGGGTGGACCCCGCCCGTCTATGCCCACATGCCCCTGCTACACGGGACCGACGGGGCCAAGCTATCCAAACGTCATGGCGCGGTCTCTGTTCTGCAATACCGGGACAATGGCTATCTGCCCGAGGCGGTCAATAACTACCTGGTACGCCTGGGATGGTCACACGGCGACCAGGAAATATTCACCATGGCCGACATGGAGCACCTGTTCGAGGTGCGAGATGTGGGGCGTTCGGCTGCCATTTTCAACCTCTCCAAGCTGGATTGGATCAATGGGCACCATATCCGATCCACCACACCGGAAAAGTTGCTGCCTGAATTGATTCAGCACCTGGAACGATTGGGGATCGAACAACCAGACCCCGTTTTTGTACAGGCCATTCTGCCCACCGTGCGCGAACGGGCCAAAACCATGGTGGAGATGGCTGAAAAAAGCCTGTTTTATTTCCAGACGCCCCGGGAATATGACGAAAAAGCGGTGCAGAAGCACCTGCAACCACCCATTTTGGAACCGTTTGCTGCCCTGGTGGTCGCCTTGACTGGCCTGCCGGAGTGGTCCGCAACCGCACTGGAAACGGCGTTCAAGCAAACCATCGCCGACCACGGGCTCAAAATGGGGCAGTTGGCCCAGCCAGTCCGGGTGGCCATCACCGGCTCGGATGTCTCCCCCAGCGTATTCGAGATTCTTGCCCTGCTGGGTCGGGAGACCGCCCTGGCCCGCCTGCAAACCTGCCTGGCCTTTTTCAGAGAGCGCCAAGGGCAGACATGA
- a CDS encoding molecular chaperone TorD family protein has translation MNGQGQTVSGPDDLEGRLQELLTVAAFLRFLARGFAYPHPGHLAQLLADFDTIPRAPTPASTALRAIWDQVDEAAFQEEHVRLFLGKGVCSLHETSYGDARRIGGQPVELADISGFYRAFGVEPSPTQPDLPDHLCTELEFYSLLLVKEAYACNEGWSEQQQIAADAGVKFLEHHLGRWIEPMVQGLREHAAPATPYGALAEVLLEAIQQECMRRQVVPQPFSGRVPADESILGDSFVCPRDGMPDAAPS, from the coding sequence ATGAACGGGCAAGGACAGACTGTTTCCGGCCCGGATGATCTGGAAGGGCGGCTACAGGAGTTGTTGACTGTAGCCGCCTTCTTGCGTTTTCTCGCTCGGGGTTTCGCATATCCCCATCCAGGTCATCTGGCCCAACTTCTGGCGGATTTCGATACCATCCCCAGAGCGCCCACTCCCGCATCGACCGCCTTGCGTGCCATCTGGGACCAGGTCGATGAGGCGGCCTTCCAGGAGGAGCATGTTCGTTTGTTCCTGGGTAAAGGGGTGTGTTCGTTACACGAAACATCTTATGGTGATGCGCGTCGCATTGGCGGGCAGCCGGTGGAGTTGGCGGACATCAGCGGTTTTTATCGGGCATTTGGCGTGGAGCCCTCTCCCACCCAACCCGATCTTCCCGATCACCTCTGCACCGAACTGGAATTTTACAGTTTGCTCCTGGTCAAAGAGGCCTATGCCTGTAATGAGGGGTGGAGCGAACAGCAGCAGATTGCTGCCGATGCCGGGGTCAAGTTTCTCGAACATCACCTTGGGCGCTGGATCGAACCCATGGTCCAGGGTTTGCGCGAGCACGCCGCTCCTGCAACCCCCTATGGCGCCCTGGCCGAAGTATTGTTGGAAGCCATCCAGCAGGAGTGCATGCGACGCCAGGTGGTTCCACAACCTTTTTCAGGTCGTGTGCCAGCGGACGAATCGATTCTCGGCGACTCTTTCGTCTGTCCCAGAGATGGCATGCCCGACGCCGCTCCTTCTTGA
- a CDS encoding dehydrogenase, with the protein MPKVHNWQIGREMEYPYEGARPKKQFAMVMDTNKCIACQTCTVACKTTWTSSRGQEYMFWNNVETKPYGYYPLGWDVKILEKLGVQDIDGPSYQGKTLFEAAPAGERVLGYLPDDMDYAHPNISEDDCTGNMTQGAYITVPHMQWMHYLPRICNHCTYPACVGACPRQSAYKRPEDGIVLVDQLRCRGYRECVRGCPYKKPFFNSMTRTSEKCVGCYPAVEGGRQTQCTITCIGKIRLQGFISAPDKARDDNPLDYLVHVLKIAKPLFPQLGLEPNVYYIPPIHVPAAYTQQMFGGGVTQAVEMYRKAVDDKKLLAALLLFGATPMIIDRFRVEGDAAVGFDEQGKELVRVPMREPIFLRVAYDETYKTHRSNIT; encoded by the coding sequence CCAAGAAGCAGTTTGCCATGGTCATGGACACGAACAAGTGCATTGCGTGCCAGACCTGCACTGTGGCCTGTAAAACCACCTGGACCTCCAGTCGGGGCCAGGAATACATGTTCTGGAACAACGTTGAAACCAAGCCCTACGGATACTACCCGCTGGGATGGGATGTGAAAATTCTGGAAAAGCTGGGCGTGCAGGATATCGACGGTCCCAGTTACCAAGGCAAGACTCTGTTCGAAGCTGCGCCCGCCGGCGAGCGGGTGCTGGGCTACCTCCCCGATGACATGGACTATGCCCATCCGAATATCAGCGAGGACGATTGCACCGGCAACATGACCCAGGGGGCTTACATCACTGTTCCCCACATGCAGTGGATGCACTATCTGCCCCGCATTTGCAACCACTGCACCTACCCGGCCTGTGTCGGCGCCTGCCCTCGGCAGTCGGCCTACAAGCGGCCCGAGGATGGCATTGTGCTTGTCGATCAGTTGCGTTGCCGTGGCTATCGGGAGTGCGTCCGGGGTTGCCCCTACAAAAAACCGTTCTTCAACAGCATGACCCGCACGTCGGAAAAGTGTGTCGGCTGCTATCCGGCGGTGGAGGGGGGGAGGCAGACCCAGTGTACCATCACCTGCATCGGCAAGATCCGTTTACAGGGTTTCATCTCCGCTCCCGACAAGGCGCGTGACGACAATCCGTTGGACTATCTGGTCCATGTGTTGAAAATCGCCAAGCCGCTCTTCCCGCAGCTTGGTTTGGAGCCCAACGTCTACTATATCCCGCCGATTCACGTCCCCGCCGCCTATACGCAACAGATGTTTGGTGGTGGCGTGACCCAGGCCGTCGAGATGTACCGCAAGGCAGTCGATGACAAGAAGCTCCTCGCGGCGTTGTTGCTCTTCGGGGCCACTCCCATGATCATCGACCGCTTCCGGGTGGAAGGGGATGCTGCCGTTGGTTTCGATGAGCAGGGGAAGGAACTGGTCCGGGTGCCCATGCGCGAGCCCATATTCCTGCGTGTAGCCTACGACGAGACCTATAAAACTCATCGCAGCAACATCACCTGA